The stretch of DNA AAAATGACTTGGAATACACGGCGTCTGTTCATTAATGAGTTCAAAAGATATATTTCACATCATCTATGTTAGCGCTGATGGACCTCGCTTTGATTTTGGGGTCAACCACCGACAACAACAAATGGGGCCCATATTGCGGGGTGCTCAGCGCCTTTTAAACGGCTTTTTCGCAAATCATTTATGGCGGCCCTAAGAGCTTGGGACTTACTCATTCCGGCTTGCGTATTCTTCACCGTTTTCACAGTCAGAAAGGCCGCAACATCATCACGTACGGGCCAATGAGATACTAAAAGGCTATCGGCTCCTGCATATAAAAAGGCCGACGCGAGGCCAGAGAGTCCAGCCGCAGATTGCGCATCGCCGGCCGCTGTGTTGCAGGCAGACAAGATGACCCAATCCGCATCCAAGGGCATTCGAGAAATTTCTGACTGTGTGAGCAAGCCGTCCTGATCGGGTCCAGGATTAGATGCGGCGCCAGGTGTCAGGATAAGGGCAGGTTCAGTTTGTCCCTCGAAACGACCTGATACTAATCCGTGTGTAGAGAAAGCGATAACATCATAGTTAGCTAAATCAAGCGCTATGACCCCGCTTTGGGTCGCGGCATTGTCTGTTAATACGGTCGAGTGTCTGCGCCCAAAGGCTTGTGATAAAGCCGTCAGTTCTTTGGCCGCATAAGGTAGAGGGGGGAGCGACCGGATGTTAGCCGTTGCGCCCCGACCATCGCGGTAAAAACTTTGATTTGAAGCCAGTAACAATACATCATCGTCTGTCCCACCCAAACGGGGCGCACCAACTCCCAAAAACCGTGGACGGCGCGGCGTGGATGCGTCCGTTTCGCCAAGCGCGTTTAAACTGGGTAATGTGGTTAGGGCCATGTCATCATTCACATAGCGGGGACTCTCGCCCGTATTTGTTACAAGAAAAGAGAATGGTATCTGCGTCAGCCCGTCCTCGGGTAAGATGTATAAATGCTCGACCTCTACCATCGCACGGCGCAAATTTTCGGGGAAAAGCGCTTGATAAAGTGCGCGGGCTGTATTCGTGTCAAACGGCTTTTCCGTATCCAGCACACTCGCGCGAAGTGCGCTGACATGCTCAGATAAAGCCGCCTTGCTAAGAGGCATAGTCGCTGTGTGAATGCTATCGGGCGTAACGAGCACTAATATAGGCTCTGCGCCCGTCAGAAAGCTCATCCAGACAGCCTCTTTTTCAGTCAAACGGTCTTGAATATTAGCTAAAGAGACAGTCAGCTGGGTCTCATCAGTCGTCAGGGGTGTTGCCTTTAAAGCCTTTGCGACGGCGTTTCGCGCGTCTTCTAATGTGGCTTGCGCCGCTTGAATGCGCGTACTGTCATTACTGGCCAATGCGGTTTGATACGCTTGATCGGCGCGACGCATTGTAAATTGCGCGTCTTGTCGCTCTCGTAAACGCTGGCGGGCAGCACCTTCCGTAAGACTTGTGCGCGCGGCCCGTTTGCGAATTAGGGCATTAAAATCATTTAGCCGTGCAAACTGCATAGCTGTGATAGCGGTGTCAAAATCACCAGCCTTGAGACGATCGGCTGCGAAGTGTTCAAAAACTGGGGCATATTGTGAAAGCGGGCTGCTTGAGCCGCTAGTCGTGTCGGCCGCACGCGCCGTTGCAATATCTATGGCTTCACTAAATACAATACGGCTCTGGGTAAAATCACCCGTGGTTACGGCATGCAGCATTTGTGTCTCTAATGACAACGGACTCCCGACCTCCTGATGTTGCGCGCTTAAGGCTTGCGCTTGATCGAGACGTTTAATCGCGGCGTCAACTTGCCCAACACTGCGGTACTGCAAGGCAAGATTGTTGAGCGGCGTAATCAACAAGGGGTTATCTTTACCCACAGCACGCTCAAGACCCGCTATGGCGGCTTCAAATTGTTCAATGGCCTGAATGCTTTTCCCTTGAGCGGCCGCCATGCGTGCAGCGTTTTGCAGGGTAAGATAGGCAGGCTGTTCCTGTCCTGCACCCTTGTCTAAAAATAAGCTGTGTGCCTGCATGAACAAATCTTCAGCGACGGCATAATTTCCCAGATTGCCTTCTGATACAGCAAGATTATAAATTGAATATGTGGTCATGGGATGTCCGCGCCCGACAATATCCAAGTGCAGACGGAGGGATTGACGCAACATTTGTGCCCCTTCGCTATGACGCCCTCGCGCATTCATGATTGCGCCGTGATTATGCAGCACATTCGCGCGCATCATATTATCCTCTGGCAGTGCGCTAACAGCCAACTGCATAGCTTGCGTGCTTGCATCTAAAGACCGGCTTTGATTACCTGCTTCTTGGGTTACAGCGGAAAGTGAAGATAGAAAGCTAACGAGTTGCGTCACGGCGTTCACATCGTTTCTGTCCATCATGTGTTCGATCATCGCGACGCCCTTCTCTATAAAGGTGACTGCGTTTTTCAAATCATTGGCATAATAGGCGCGGAAACCCTTCTCGGCTAAGATCTCTCCATATTCGACTGAGGGTGATCCGTAAAAATCGAGTACCGCTGTCTCTGCACGCTCGAATGCGGTCTGTGCAGCTTCTGTCTGGCCCAGTGACGTGAGTGTTTCGGGTAGATCCGTCAGAACCCGTAAATAGGCGGCACTTTCAGCAAAATCCGCATCTTCATAAATTTGCACCGCTTTTTTAAGGGCGTTTAGTGCAACATCATAATTGCCCGCCTCATGCTCAAACTGCCCTTGCAAAGCGCTCTTATATCCTAATATGACGGATGCAGGTGCGACCGCATCAACTGTATTGTCCAAAGCCTTGAGGCGCTGCCGGGCCTCGAGGGGTGAAAGCGTTGCTCGCTCGCGTTCAATACTTTGCAAGCCCTCTGATAATTTTTGAAAACGTGGCAAATCTCTAACATCATTGGCGTCGGGTGAAAGCGGGGACCGCTGACGCATGTCACTGTCAATGCGCGGTGGGATAATATCAAAATTTGGCTGAGAGCTTACGCTCTGAACGGCAGCAACTGGATTATTGGTTGCGACAGTATCTGTATCAGACGGCTCTGCGGTGCAACCGATTAATAAAAACGCGCTGCACCATATAAGGGTCGTAAAAACCAAAGCAAAAGCGTGAAAGCTCTCAGCGCGTCCTCGCGAATATTGTATATATTTTTTCAACTGCGCCCTCCGTCAGTATCAAAAAGCCGAAAATCTGCACTGACGTCAAGGGATATCCTGTTTAAGGGTCAAGCATCTTAGCTTAATCTTAGGCTGACATGCTTGTAATCATTCATTGTGATGAGTGCGAGGCAAATGAAAACGGCAGGTCGATGTGACCCGCCGTTTTGCGCCCCATGCGCCCCGTGATTTTATGGAGGCGTTAGCCGTCACACCCTTTTCCGGCATAGACACCCATCAATGTCGCGCGGCGTGATGTTGCCGCCTGATAGGCCTTACGGGCTTTTTTCACTTTCTTGGCTTTGGACTTTGCTGACGCCTCAATCGCCTGCTGGCCAAACATGTTCAAGAAAGGGACCGCTTTGGCGACGCCAGCCTGCATACCGAGTGACACAGCCCCTTGAGCAACCGCAGCGGTGGCGGCCTGTTGGGATGCCATAGAAATATCTTCACCCGCAACCTCTCCGCTTTCAATAATAATCGCCTCAAGTGCGACGAGTTTTGTCTCAATAGCGTCGCATGACAGCTTGGCATCTCCAGCTTTGGGGCTTGCTATTGATACAGGGGCTACAAAATCATCTTGGCTGGCCGTATCGCGCTGCATCGCAGTTGTGATAGCGCTTGATGCCGCTTTTTGTGCCAGGGCGTTGGTGATGCCGCCCGTGCTGGCACCGCACGCAGACAGAGTTAAGGCGCTTACGCCAATCAGGGTTGTCATCATTACAGTTTTCATAGTGTCCTCCATTATTATGTGATGACCGCATTAGAGGAGAGTCGCGCGTGGTACGCATCATCAAGACTGATGAATGATGATGACAATGACTGTTAGAGAATGCGAAAAAACCGCATTAAAGGATAAGCGGCAATGTCAGACGAAAGACGGTTTGCTTCGGATGACGCTCTACATTCAACGTTCCGCCATGCCTTGCAGCAATTGACCGCGAAAGCGCAAGGCCAAGGCCGAAGCTCTTAGGCTCTGCGTCCGAGGTGTCCTCATGCGCCTTAATGCTAAGGTGACGAAAGAACGGCGTAAAAATATCGCGCATAGCGGCCTCATCAATTAACGGCCCTGTATTACTCACGCGCAAAACGACATGTCCTTTAAAATTCGGGTCAGTATCTAATACTGAGAGTGTTATGGGCGTGCTAGGATCACCATATTTAAAGGCATTATCAATCAAGTTAGACAGCAAGCGCCCCAATTGCGCAGGATCGCCCTCTACCCATATCGGGGCTGCCTCTATAAGAGAAAGGGGACGAGATTGCACGTCGGCCAAGGGTTCAAATAACTCAACTAAGGAGGCCGCTAGAGCGTAAATATCAAGCCTTTGAAACCCGCGCCTGTCACCAAATTGAGCGTCCAGCGCAGAGATATCTAGCAAGCCATCTAACATTGTCACGCAATGTTTAATCTCTTGCCGCGCCGTATCGACAATGGGGTCATTATCGAGTTTTAGCAGGCTGGCATCCAAACGGGTTAGAGGGGATCGCATCTCATGGGCCAGTTGATCGGTCACACGTTTGCGTAAGCTCAGAACCCGCTCTAAACGCGATAGGGTATAATTGATTTGTGATCCCAAAAAGGACACTTCATCACCGGCAGTATCGCAAGGTAACCGCGCATCAATTTGCCCATTGGCGACGTTTTGCAAAGTCACATTCATCATATCGACCCGCCTGCGCAAGGCCGCAATGACAAAACGGGCTGCAATATAAGACAGGCTGATTAACAAAAGCCCGGCGACCAGAAATCGCCATAGCAAAGCCTTTAAAGACTGTTTTATCGCGCCGCTTTCTCGGGCGACGATAAGGCGTTCACCACCGCGCAATTGCGTTAACCGCACGGTCGCTGGCACAACACCATCAGGGGTTTCAAGGGTCACAGACCGGGGCCGCGTCACATCAAGATTACGCGCAACCTCTATATTAATGAGGCCGGCAATTCTCTCTCCATCTGCATTGAAAAATCCGTAATGAGCCCCCGCGCGGTTGAGCGGCGTTAGACTTTGTCGCGCCTCAATCGCAGCGGTTACAGTAGCAGGCCCGCCAGCTATGTAACCCTCCGTTAGTGCCGCGATATCATCATTGATTTGATAAATTTGCTCTTGGCGCAGATCATGCTGCAAACTCCACGCTGACCACAGCCCCACACACAGCAGTGTGATGAGCGGCATTAAGGTGAATAACGCAATCATGCGGCCAAAGATTGACCGCTTAATCATGTTTGAAGGCACATGTTCAATAGTATTTTGGGCCTTATTCAAACCGTTTTATCCTGCGGCGTTACGGCGTCATCACTCATACCAAACCTGTAACCAAACCCTCTGACAGTTTGGAGTAATGAGATGTCAAAATCGCCATCAAGTTTTCTGCGCATGCGCCCAATATTGACATCAACAACATTTGTGCCGGGATCAAAATGCATATTCCAGACATCACGCAGCAACATGTCACGCGTGATGAGCGCGCCTTCGTGGTCTAAAAAATACAAGAGTAAATCAAATTCTTTCGGGCTTAGTTTAAGGTGCTCTCCGGCCCTATGGGCTGTACGCGCTTTGACGTGCACTTCCAGGTCGGCAATCTTTCGCAAATCTGCGCGCAAGCCGCCTTGCGCGCGTCTATACAAGGCCTCAACACGGGCGACTAATTCTTCGGGCTCGAACGGTTTTGTTAAATAGTCATCCGCGCCCCTTTGATAACCTTCGACACGGTTTTGTGAATTTCCAAGGGCCGTTAGCATCAGAATGGGGGTCATCACGCCGCGGGCGCGTAGGCGCTCGACAAGGTCTAATCCCTCGCCGTCTGGCAACATTCGGTCACAAATCAAAACATCAAAGTGAGGGGTGTCTGTGGGGTGTGGTGCAAGCGCGGATAGTCCGCTTTGACATGTCAAGTAATGCTCCAAAGACCAGCCCGCACGCTCTAATGTCGCTTGGACATGGGCGGCAATCGTTGGGTCGTCTTCGATCAATAAGGCTTGTTTCATGACAGCGCACCCCCTTGCATATCACCAGAAATTCGAGCCAAGCTCACACCCTGAATATCACAAAAATTTACCGCTATCATATTACACCGCCCCAGATTACTCCGTAAATTTTGCTTTACATAAGCACAGAATTTTTTCAAGTTTTGCGCGCAATCGACATTCAATGGGGCTATCGGATGATAAAATATATTACATCTTGCGCGCAATCCGCTCTGTCTATCAGTATCGGCTTGACGGTTATTTTCACAGTGAGCCAGCAGGCCTTTGCCCGTGATGATGTCGCTACGCCCATGAGGCATAAAGCCGTAATTTCCGCATTTGAAAGCGCCAATACTGCGCTTGATAATCAAGACGGCCAAGCCTTGCGCGATGCGGCAGAGCGGTTGAGCCGAATAGGCG from Fretibacter rubidus encodes:
- a CDS encoding CHAT domain-containing protein: MKKYIQYSRGRAESFHAFALVFTTLIWCSAFLLIGCTAEPSDTDTVATNNPVAAVQSVSSQPNFDIIPPRIDSDMRQRSPLSPDANDVRDLPRFQKLSEGLQSIERERATLSPLEARQRLKALDNTVDAVAPASVILGYKSALQGQFEHEAGNYDVALNALKKAVQIYEDADFAESAAYLRVLTDLPETLTSLGQTEAAQTAFERAETAVLDFYGSPSVEYGEILAEKGFRAYYANDLKNAVTFIEKGVAMIEHMMDRNDVNAVTQLVSFLSSLSAVTQEAGNQSRSLDASTQAMQLAVSALPEDNMMRANVLHNHGAIMNARGRHSEGAQMLRQSLRLHLDIVGRGHPMTTYSIYNLAVSEGNLGNYAVAEDLFMQAHSLFLDKGAGQEQPAYLTLQNAARMAAAQGKSIQAIEQFEAAIAGLERAVGKDNPLLITPLNNLALQYRSVGQVDAAIKRLDQAQALSAQHQEVGSPLSLETQMLHAVTTGDFTQSRIVFSEAIDIATARAADTTSGSSSPLSQYAPVFEHFAADRLKAGDFDTAITAMQFARLNDFNALIRKRAARTSLTEGAARQRLRERQDAQFTMRRADQAYQTALASNDSTRIQAAQATLEDARNAVAKALKATPLTTDETQLTVSLANIQDRLTEKEAVWMSFLTGAEPILVLVTPDSIHTATMPLSKAALSEHVSALRASVLDTEKPFDTNTARALYQALFPENLRRAMVEVEHLYILPEDGLTQIPFSFLVTNTGESPRYVNDDMALTTLPSLNALGETDASTPRRPRFLGVGAPRLGGTDDDVLLLASNQSFYRDGRGATANIRSLPPLPYAAKELTALSQAFGRRHSTVLTDNAATQSGVIALDLANYDVIAFSTHGLVSGRFEGQTEPALILTPGAASNPGPDQDGLLTQSEISRMPLDADWVILSACNTAAGDAQSAAGLSGLASAFLYAGADSLLVSHWPVRDDVAAFLTVKTVKNTQAGMSKSQALRAAINDLRKSRLKGAEHPAIWAPFVVVGG
- a CDS encoding ATP-binding protein — protein: MIKRSIFGRMIALFTLMPLITLLCVGLWSAWSLQHDLRQEQIYQINDDIAALTEGYIAGGPATVTAAIEARQSLTPLNRAGAHYGFFNADGERIAGLINIEVARNLDVTRPRSVTLETPDGVVPATVRLTQLRGGERLIVARESGAIKQSLKALLWRFLVAGLLLISLSYIAARFVIAALRRRVDMMNVTLQNVANGQIDARLPCDTAGDEVSFLGSQINYTLSRLERVLSLRKRVTDQLAHEMRSPLTRLDASLLKLDNDPIVDTARQEIKHCVTMLDGLLDISALDAQFGDRRGFQRLDIYALAASLVELFEPLADVQSRPLSLIEAAPIWVEGDPAQLGRLLSNLIDNAFKYGDPSTPITLSVLDTDPNFKGHVVLRVSNTGPLIDEAAMRDIFTPFFRHLSIKAHEDTSDAEPKSFGLGLALSRSIAARHGGTLNVERHPKQTVFRLTLPLIL
- a CDS encoding response regulator transcription factor encodes the protein MKQALLIEDDPTIAAHVQATLERAGWSLEHYLTCQSGLSALAPHPTDTPHFDVLICDRMLPDGEGLDLVERLRARGVMTPILMLTALGNSQNRVEGYQRGADDYLTKPFEPEELVARVEALYRRAQGGLRADLRKIADLEVHVKARTAHRAGEHLKLSPKEFDLLLYFLDHEGALITRDMLLRDVWNMHFDPGTNVVDVNIGRMRRKLDGDFDISLLQTVRGFGYRFGMSDDAVTPQDKTV